A region of Haloplanus sp. XH21 DNA encodes the following proteins:
- a CDS encoding DEAD/DEAH box helicase, producing MKVADAIPEFADAFDFEEFNAMQREALPVIVETDHNVVASAPTASGKTALAELAICKTLREGGTALFIAPMRALTNEKESEWERFEEMGYSVYVVTGERDLNPRRARHADVLVMTPEKVDSATRKHDSRRYDFVTDVDCVIIDEVHLLDSERRGGVLEVTVSRLRRLCDPRFVALSATMPNVEDVAAWLDAPPEATFAFGDDYRPVDLQTGVKTYTHGENAFADKYRRLYRALDLAEPHIREDGQALVFVASRQDAVSAAAKTRDELAERDVPVGSRGDYDFHTEAKELGDDRLRKAVLDGVAFHHAGLSKADRDRIETWFREGKISILFSTSTLAWGVNLPARCVIVRDTKYHDPLEGEVDISPLDLLQMLGRAGRPGYDDVGYGWIVCDRSDADRYRRLLREGTEIESHLAADLDAHLNAEIAMGTVDDLDDVLSWLETTYYYVRAASEPAAYDFEGLRDRVRETLESLVDRGFVEMGDDLAIQATSLGRLASKYYLRLSTATAFHDLAQRDRIDVDAILETVAAAAEFDSVSARQSEADAVDAVLGDADGEAALDDGGRKVLAILQASTSDSIPSDLRSDAWIIRRNALRLLAALREFLDRFSGPRAANLSRRLEARIEHGVSRDAVSLTAIDGVGAGRASKLATGGLSRPADLVDAGAAELTNAGLAEGVAERVVEAAADLPDISVSWDDLPDTVAPGDSEMCEVRVRNAGGGARVGVRVTVNGVEMHEKAAYLTDETTAPIGVFGADADELDFEVEVSFPELPIRPVVAERVVRVA from the coding sequence GTGAAGGTCGCCGACGCGATCCCCGAGTTCGCCGACGCGTTCGACTTCGAGGAGTTCAACGCGATGCAGCGGGAGGCCCTCCCGGTCATCGTCGAGACCGATCACAACGTCGTCGCCTCGGCACCGACGGCGAGCGGGAAGACCGCGCTGGCCGAACTCGCCATCTGTAAGACGCTCCGCGAGGGTGGCACAGCGCTCTTCATCGCCCCCATGCGCGCGCTGACCAACGAGAAGGAAAGCGAGTGGGAGCGCTTCGAGGAGATGGGCTACTCGGTGTACGTCGTCACCGGCGAACGCGACCTGAATCCGCGCCGCGCGCGTCACGCCGATGTCCTCGTGATGACGCCCGAGAAGGTCGACTCCGCGACCCGTAAACACGACTCCCGGCGCTACGACTTCGTGACCGACGTGGACTGTGTCATCATCGACGAGGTCCACCTGCTCGACTCCGAGCGACGCGGTGGCGTCCTCGAAGTCACCGTCTCGCGGCTCCGCCGACTCTGTGACCCCCGATTCGTCGCGCTCTCGGCGACAATGCCCAACGTCGAGGACGTGGCCGCGTGGCTCGACGCCCCGCCCGAGGCGACCTTCGCCTTCGGCGACGACTACCGACCCGTCGACCTGCAGACGGGCGTGAAGACCTACACCCACGGCGAGAACGCCTTCGCCGACAAGTATCGCCGGCTCTACCGGGCCTTGGATCTCGCCGAACCGCACATCCGCGAGGACGGCCAGGCGCTCGTCTTCGTCGCCTCCCGACAGGACGCCGTCAGCGCCGCCGCCAAGACCCGCGACGAACTCGCGGAACGCGATGTCCCCGTCGGTTCGCGCGGCGACTACGACTTCCACACCGAAGCGAAGGAACTCGGCGACGACCGCCTCCGAAAGGCTGTCCTCGACGGCGTGGCCTTCCACCACGCCGGTCTCTCGAAAGCCGACCGCGACCGCATCGAGACCTGGTTCCGCGAGGGGAAGATCTCCATCCTCTTTTCGACGTCGACGCTGGCCTGGGGCGTCAATCTCCCCGCGCGGTGTGTCATCGTCCGCGACACCAAGTACCACGATCCGCTGGAGGGCGAGGTGGACATCAGCCCGCTTGACCTCCTCCAGATGCTCGGCCGGGCCGGGCGCCCCGGCTACGACGACGTGGGCTACGGCTGGATCGTCTGTGACCGCTCCGACGCCGACCGCTACCGTCGCCTTCTGCGGGAGGGCACCGAGATCGAGTCCCACCTCGCGGCCGACCTCGACGCCCATCTCAACGCCGAAATCGCCATGGGGACCGTCGACGACCTGGACGACGTACTCTCGTGGCTGGAGACGACGTACTACTACGTCCGCGCGGCGTCGGAACCGGCGGCCTACGACTTCGAGGGCCTCCGCGACCGGGTTCGCGAGACGCTGGAATCGCTCGTCGACCGCGGCTTCGTCGAGATGGGCGACGACCTCGCCATCCAGGCGACGTCGCTCGGCCGCCTCGCGTCGAAATACTACCTCCGACTCTCGACCGCAACGGCGTTTCACGACCTCGCTCAGCGTGACCGCATCGATGTCGACGCTATCTTGGAAACGGTCGCCGCCGCCGCCGAGTTCGACTCCGTCTCTGCCCGTCAGTCCGAGGCCGATGCCGTCGACGCCGTTCTCGGCGACGCCGACGGCGAGGCCGCCCTCGACGACGGCGGACGGAAGGTCCTCGCCATCCTGCAGGCGAGCACCAGCGACTCCATTCCCTCGGATCTGCGGAGCGACGCATGGATCATCCGCCGGAACGCGCTTCGCCTGCTCGCGGCGCTCCGGGAGTTCCTCGACCGCTTTTCCGGCCCGCGGGCGGCCAACCTCTCGCGCCGCCTCGAAGCCCGCATCGAACACGGCGTCAGTCGCGACGCCGTCTCGCTGACGGCCATCGACGGCGTGGGTGCCGGCCGCGCCAGCAAGCTCGCCACCGGCGGCCTCTCGCGCCCCGCCGATCTGGTCGACGCCGGCGCGGCCGAACTCACGAACGCCGGCCTCGCCGAGGGCGTCGCCGAACGCGTCGTCGAGGCGGCCGCGGACCTCCCCGACATCTCGGTGTCGTGGGACGACCTTCCCGATACCGTTGCCCCCGGCGACAGCGAGATGTGCGAGGTGCGGGTCCGCAACGCGGGTGGTGGCGCCCGCGTGGGCGTCCGCGTCACCGTCAACGGCGTCGAGATGCACGAGAAGGCGGCGTATCTCACCGACGAGACGACGGCGCCGATCGGGGTGTTTGGGGCGGACGCCGACGAACTCGACTTCGAGGTGGAGGTGTCGTTCCCGGAGTTGCCGATTCGGCCGGTGGTGGCAGAGCGCGTGGTGCGGGTGGCGTAG
- a CDS encoding tRNA-intron lyase, with protein sequence MQGTFEEGVVRVGGDARQRFYDASGYGRPLSGNRIELAPVEAAHLLFRDDLDAVAVPESDERLGFREFLVATDIALEFVVYKDLRDRGFYLSPAREEWVDDPVGADFVVYPRGQGPADDAVEHRVRVVGERESIRADTLGGVVLAVVDEEGELTYFETTHGTAAGGTDATDEERYTPPSGQEASLLADRAIVWDPPDDLHDRGFYGQRLHGRSAETGPLQLSLVEAAFLARRDALHLPEPRVVERGRQVEGERFDRRLRAYAALRAAGSVPKSGFKFGADFRTYDAFTTVDEMDHSTRLIRVVSPDHTFLPRDLSLDVRLAGGVRKRMVFALTDVNQGIDWLSVARLTP encoded by the coding sequence ATGCAGGGGACCTTCGAGGAGGGTGTGGTCCGCGTCGGCGGCGACGCGCGCCAGCGCTTCTACGACGCCAGCGGCTACGGCCGGCCGCTCTCGGGCAACCGCATCGAACTCGCGCCCGTCGAGGCCGCCCACCTCCTCTTTCGGGACGACCTCGACGCCGTCGCCGTCCCCGAAAGCGACGAGCGCCTGGGGTTCCGAGAGTTCCTCGTCGCGACCGATATCGCCCTCGAGTTCGTCGTCTACAAGGACCTTCGCGACCGGGGCTTCTACCTCTCGCCCGCCCGCGAGGAGTGGGTCGACGACCCCGTCGGCGCCGACTTCGTGGTCTATCCGCGCGGGCAAGGCCCCGCGGACGACGCCGTCGAACACCGGGTTCGTGTCGTCGGCGAGCGCGAATCCATCCGCGCCGACACGCTCGGCGGCGTGGTCCTCGCCGTCGTCGACGAGGAGGGAGAACTCACCTACTTCGAGACGACCCACGGTACGGCCGCGGGCGGGACCGACGCGACGGACGAGGAGCGCTACACTCCGCCGTCGGGGCAGGAGGCGTCGCTCCTGGCCGACCGGGCGATCGTCTGGGACCCGCCGGACGACCTCCACGATCGAGGGTTCTACGGCCAGCGGCTCCACGGGCGGAGCGCCGAAACCGGGCCGCTCCAGCTGTCGCTCGTCGAAGCGGCGTTTCTCGCCCGACGGGACGCCCTCCACCTGCCCGAACCACGCGTGGTCGAGCGCGGCCGGCAGGTCGAAGGCGAGCGGTTCGACCGCCGGCTTCGCGCCTACGCGGCGCTCCGAGCGGCCGGCAGCGTCCCGAAAAGCGGGTTCAAGTTCGGCGCTGACTTCCGCACCTACGACGCCTTCACCACCGTTGACGAGATGGACCACTCCACCCGCCTGATTCGCGTGGTGTCGCCCGATCACACGTTCCTGCCCCGCGACCTCTCGCTGGACGTCCGCCTCGCCGGTGGGGTCCGGAAGCGAATGGTTTTTGCGCTGACCGACGTGAACCAGGGGATAGACTGGCTCTCGGTCGCCCGACTCACGCCCTAA
- a CDS encoding topoisomerase DNA-binding C4 zinc finger domain-containing protein, protein MADAIRAFAGDCTVETDDQTHRGRVLVLVKPDRTVLVHDAEGYQPVAWFTRADAVTVETDGDGFGLVARLDGRTLRVTADRIRRSVYPVTPAGVPVGTHPDTGGTLVRTGGAVVDLATETRYPLVAGATVLDERCPDCGLPRMRVERGAVFEVCLDRGCEPLDDAVRDRFDRAWTCPDCGDDLRIIRRNGRLLAGCDAYPDCETAFTIPAGVVVDDCPCGLPVFETAAGRRCLDGTCDRFSG, encoded by the coding sequence ATGGCTGACGCCATTCGCGCCTTCGCCGGCGACTGTACCGTCGAAACCGACGACCAGACCCACCGGGGCCGCGTCCTCGTCCTCGTCAAGCCCGACCGGACCGTGCTGGTCCACGACGCCGAGGGCTACCAACCGGTGGCGTGGTTCACCCGCGCCGACGCCGTCACCGTCGAAACCGATGGCGACGGGTTCGGCCTCGTCGCTCGCCTCGACGGCCGGACGCTCCGGGTGACCGCCGACCGGATCCGGCGGTCGGTGTACCCCGTCACTCCCGCTGGCGTCCCCGTCGGGACGCATCCCGACACCGGCGGCACGCTGGTTCGCACCGGCGGTGCGGTGGTCGACCTCGCGACCGAGACGCGATATCCGCTCGTCGCCGGGGCGACCGTGCTCGACGAGCGGTGTCCGGACTGTGGCCTCCCGCGCATGCGCGTCGAACGCGGCGCCGTCTTCGAGGTGTGTCTGGACCGGGGATGTGAGCCCCTCGACGACGCGGTGCGCGACCGGTTCGACCGCGCCTGGACCTGTCCGGACTGTGGTGACGACCTGCGGATCATCCGCCGGAACGGGCGGCTGCTCGCCGGCTGTGACGCCTATCCCGACTGCGAGACGGCCTTCACCATCCCCGCGGGTGTCGTCGTCGACGACTGCCCCTGTGGGCTGCCGGTCTTCGAAACCGCGGCAGGCCGTCGGTGCCTCGACGGGACTTGTGACCGATTCTCGGGATGA
- the pheT gene encoding phenylalanine--tRNA ligase subunit beta: MPVVDIDPDELRDLTGHEEKSDEEFIDDLFALGLEYEGETEDGELQLEFGPDRLDRLSVEGVARSLRYQYGDDRGVYTPSTNDADWTIVVDESVPDERPYVTGAVIRGVDLDEAALDSLIQLQEKLHATMGRKRAKGAIGIHDLTMLKGAGYDAEEMDEGPDSSSGGGRRNSITYRGIDPEGDRFVPLDADREMTPVDVLDDHPTGEEYAPIVREYGRYPAIYDEIGLFSFPPVINGRRTEVSTDSRNLFVELTGTDQWTIDRMCNVICYALDARGATIESVEVDYPDERLVRPDFDTEEKTVVHDRIEGLLGIDLGVEEAVDLFERSGLDAIHEEQDDGTVTYEVSVPPYRTDVLHPLDLVDDVGRAYGFNELDPSYPDVATVGGRHDRSTLEAAARTSLVGLGFEDLLNFHMISERENYERMRVDPDTAVVGGGDPVTITEPYSEDYTMLRTWALPSLLMVLENNTHRAYPQDLAEIGLAADADDTANTGVAEHRTVAAALARHDASYEDVKSRLAALCDDFDVELATPATDHPTFIDGRAADVVIDGEAVGVIGEVHPQVLVDHDLELPVAAFEFRLDALA; encoded by the coding sequence ATGCCCGTCGTCGACATCGACCCCGACGAACTGCGGGACCTGACGGGCCACGAGGAGAAATCGGACGAGGAGTTCATCGACGACCTGTTCGCGCTCGGATTGGAGTACGAGGGCGAGACGGAGGACGGCGAACTCCAGTTGGAGTTCGGTCCGGACCGCCTTGACCGCCTCTCCGTCGAGGGAGTCGCCCGCTCGCTTCGCTACCAGTACGGCGACGACCGCGGCGTCTACACCCCGAGTACGAACGACGCGGACTGGACCATCGTCGTCGACGAGTCGGTGCCCGACGAGCGCCCGTACGTCACCGGCGCGGTGATTCGCGGTGTCGACCTCGACGAGGCGGCGCTGGACTCCCTGATCCAGTTACAGGAGAAACTCCACGCCACGATGGGGCGCAAACGCGCCAAAGGCGCCATCGGTATCCACGACCTGACGATGCTCAAGGGCGCGGGCTACGACGCCGAGGAGATGGACGAAGGCCCCGACAGCAGTAGCGGCGGCGGGCGCCGCAACTCCATCACGTACCGCGGTATCGACCCCGAGGGCGACCGGTTCGTCCCCCTCGACGCCGACCGGGAGATGACGCCGGTCGACGTCCTCGACGACCACCCGACTGGCGAAGAGTACGCCCCCATCGTCCGCGAGTACGGCCGCTACCCCGCCATCTACGACGAAATCGGCCTGTTCTCGTTCCCGCCGGTCATCAACGGCCGCCGGACCGAGGTGTCGACCGACTCGCGGAACCTCTTCGTCGAACTCACGGGCACCGATCAGTGGACCATCGACCGGATGTGTAACGTCATCTGTTACGCGCTGGACGCCCGCGGGGCGACCATCGAATCCGTCGAGGTGGACTACCCCGACGAACGGCTGGTCCGCCCCGATTTCGACACTGAGGAGAAAACCGTCGTCCACGACCGCATCGAAGGGCTGCTCGGCATCGACCTCGGCGTCGAGGAGGCGGTCGACCTCTTCGAGCGGTCGGGACTGGACGCCATCCACGAGGAGCAAGACGACGGGACCGTCACCTACGAGGTTTCGGTGCCGCCGTACCGAACGGACGTGCTCCATCCGCTCGACTTGGTCGACGACGTGGGCCGCGCCTACGGGTTCAACGAACTCGACCCGAGCTACCCTGACGTGGCGACGGTCGGCGGCCGTCACGACCGCTCGACGCTCGAAGCCGCCGCCCGAACGTCACTCGTCGGTCTCGGCTTCGAGGACCTGCTCAACTTCCATATGATCTCCGAGCGGGAGAACTACGAGCGGATGCGGGTCGATCCCGACACCGCCGTCGTCGGCGGCGGCGACCCCGTGACCATCACCGAACCGTACAGCGAGGACTACACGATGCTCCGGACGTGGGCGCTCCCCTCCTTGCTGATGGTCCTCGAAAACAACACCCACCGCGCGTACCCCCAGGATCTCGCGGAGATCGGCCTGGCGGCCGACGCGGACGACACGGCGAACACGGGCGTCGCGGAACACCGCACCGTCGCCGCGGCGCTCGCGCGCCACGACGCCTCCTACGAGGATGTCAAATCGCGTCTCGCGGCGCTCTGTGACGACTTCGATGTCGAGCTGGCGACGCCGGCGACGGACCATCCGACGTTCATCGACGGGCGCGCAGCCGATGTCGTCATCGACGGCGAGGCGGTCGGCGTCATCGGCGAGGTTCACCCCCAGGTGCTGGTCGACCACGATCTGGAACTCCCCGTTGCGGCGTTCGAGTTCCGGCTGGACGCGCTGGCGTAA
- a CDS encoding tryptophan--tRNA ligase, producing the protein MTRDTPRDDSDEETPTDDPAARPATDGGSDVAAGADEVALDPWGSSTVSDYRKLFDEFGIESFDELLPEVPSPHYLMRRGVIFGHRDYRPVARALREGEDAAVLSGFMPTGDPHIGHKLVFDEIIWHQERGADAYGLIADLEAHSARGLSWDEIDEHARDYLLSLLALGFDPEEGELYRQSTNREVQDLAFELGSKARFAEFEGIYGFDGETSVSHMQSVVTQMADILYPQLDEPKPTVIPVGPDQDPHMRLARDVAARMRYFKVTEAYASFEANAAERDHLAAAYAALRDGEDDSPVRCAAAADWIEAEMAADAAHDSVVDKLRAAGKEPLRPRVRFLDRNATPEAFDALIEAIPGEKRRYEEHIDAFDMDRADAEDLAREVEVDHGGFGFMAPSSIYHRFMTGLTGGKMSSSVPASHISLLDDPEDGYDKVKSATTGGRETAEKQRELGGEADDCPVYELYAYLLAGDDDEFATEVYEECVGGERLCGGCKEQAAELMREFLEDHQEKREEMEAVLDDLDIDLDTDRRGVAGDGH; encoded by the coding sequence ATGACACGAGACACGCCGCGCGACGACTCCGACGAGGAGACACCCACCGACGACCCGGCGGCACGCCCCGCCACCGACGGCGGCAGCGACGTCGCCGCCGGCGCCGACGAGGTTGCGCTCGATCCGTGGGGGTCCTCGACCGTCTCCGACTACCGCAAACTCTTCGACGAGTTCGGCATCGAATCTTTCGACGAGTTGCTCCCCGAGGTGCCGAGTCCGCACTATCTGATGCGGCGGGGCGTCATCTTCGGCCACCGCGACTACCGTCCCGTCGCGCGAGCGCTCCGCGAGGGCGAGGACGCGGCCGTCCTCTCCGGATTCATGCCCACCGGCGACCCCCACATCGGCCACAAACTCGTCTTCGACGAGATCATCTGGCATCAGGAGCGCGGCGCCGACGCCTACGGCCTCATCGCCGATCTGGAGGCCCACAGCGCCCGCGGCCTCTCGTGGGACGAAATCGACGAACACGCGCGCGACTACCTGCTCTCCCTGCTCGCGCTCGGGTTCGACCCCGAGGAGGGCGAACTCTACCGGCAGTCCACCAACCGCGAGGTGCAGGACCTCGCCTTCGAACTCGGGTCGAAAGCGCGGTTCGCGGAGTTCGAGGGCATCTACGGCTTCGACGGCGAAACCTCCGTCTCCCACATGCAGTCCGTGGTGACCCAGATGGCGGACATCCTCTATCCCCAGCTGGACGAGCCGAAGCCGACGGTCATCCCCGTCGGCCCCGACCAGGATCCGCACATGCGCCTCGCGCGAGACGTGGCCGCGCGGATGCGCTACTTCAAGGTGACCGAGGCGTACGCCTCCTTCGAGGCCAACGCGGCGGAACGTGACCACCTCGCGGCGGCGTACGCGGCGCTCCGGGACGGCGAGGACGATTCTCCCGTCCGGTGTGCGGCGGCAGCCGACTGGATCGAAGCCGAGATGGCGGCCGACGCCGCTCACGATTCGGTCGTCGACAAACTCCGCGCCGCCGGGAAGGAACCGCTCCGGCCCCGGGTACGCTTCCTCGACCGCAACGCGACGCCCGAGGCCTTCGACGCCCTCATCGAGGCGATTCCGGGCGAGAAGCGGCGCTACGAGGAACATATCGACGCCTTCGACATGGACCGCGCGGACGCCGAGGACCTCGCCCGCGAGGTCGAAGTCGACCACGGCGGCTTCGGGTTCATGGCACCCTCCTCCATCTACCACCGGTTCATGACTGGCCTCACCGGCGGGAAGATGTCGTCGTCGGTGCCCGCGAGCCACATCTCGCTGCTCGACGACCCCGAGGACGGCTACGACAAGGTGAAGTCGGCGACCACCGGCGGCCGCGAGACGGCGGAGAAACAGCGCGAACTCGGCGGCGAGGCCGACGACTGTCCCGTCTACGAACTGTACGCCTACCTGCTCGCCGGCGACGACGACGAGTTCGCGACCGAGGTGTACGAGGAATGTGTCGGTGGGGAACGCCTCTGTGGCGGGTGTAAGGAACAGGCCGCCGAACTCATGCGCGAGTTCCTCGAAGACCACCAGGAGAAACGCGAGGAGATGGAGGCCGTCCTCGACGACCTGGATATCGACCTCGACACCGATCGTCGGGGCGTCGCTGGCGACGGGCACTAG
- a CDS encoding phenylalanine--tRNA ligase subunit alpha — MRLPESQAAVLEAASATEDRTIEQLSEATNLKSETVTGAAFDLEDAGLVTVSEAEAVSHAVTAEGEAYAESGLPEVRLYRAALSAGADAEPVSLGEVIGDADLDGDAVDIALANYARKGYGDIESGQITADPDADPDDDEEAEALHALVAGESVDSSDAIDQLVRRGLVDRQERSVRSVTLTDEGVTALMEGVDVAETVDRLTPEMLASGEWRDVEFTAYNVEADAPETQGGKVHILRQTAERVKDTLVGMGFQEMDGPHADSEFWINDCLFMPQDHPARTHWDQFALDVPPMQDIPDDLLDRVRAAHLDGVGEDGQGYHSPWTEEVAREVDLRGHTTSLSMRYLSGHEIGDLEPPERFFSVEKVYRNDTLDPTHLLEFFQIEGWVMAEDLSVRDLMGTFEEFYQQFGITDLQFKPHYNPYTEPSFELFGTHPETGELIEIGNSGMFREEVLRPLGVECDVMAWGLALERLLMLMYGFDDIRDVHGTLCDLELLRETEVLH, encoded by the coding sequence ATGCGACTTCCGGAATCACAGGCCGCGGTGTTGGAAGCCGCGAGCGCGACGGAGGATCGAACGATCGAACAGCTAAGCGAGGCGACGAATCTCAAATCGGAGACGGTGACCGGTGCGGCGTTCGACCTCGAAGACGCGGGGCTGGTGACCGTCTCGGAGGCCGAAGCCGTCTCTCACGCGGTGACGGCGGAGGGCGAGGCCTACGCCGAGTCGGGACTGCCCGAGGTCCGTCTCTACCGCGCCGCCCTCTCGGCCGGTGCCGACGCGGAGCCAGTCTCCCTGGGCGAGGTCATCGGCGACGCCGACCTCGACGGCGACGCGGTCGACATCGCCCTCGCCAACTACGCCCGCAAGGGGTACGGCGACATCGAGTCGGGACAGATCACCGCGGATCCGGACGCCGACCCGGACGACGACGAAGAGGCCGAGGCGCTTCACGCCCTCGTCGCCGGCGAATCGGTCGACTCGTCGGACGCGATCGACCAACTCGTGCGTCGTGGGCTGGTCGATCGACAGGAGCGATCCGTCCGGTCGGTGACGCTCACGGACGAGGGGGTGACCGCGCTGATGGAGGGCGTCGACGTCGCCGAGACGGTCGACCGCCTCACGCCCGAGATGCTCGCCTCGGGCGAGTGGCGCGACGTGGAGTTCACCGCGTACAACGTCGAGGCCGACGCGCCCGAGACCCAGGGCGGCAAGGTCCACATCCTCCGCCAGACCGCCGAGCGCGTGAAGGACACGCTCGTCGGGATGGGGTTCCAGGAGATGGACGGCCCCCACGCCGACTCGGAGTTCTGGATCAACGACTGCCTGTTCATGCCCCAGGACCACCCGGCGCGCACCCACTGGGACCAGTTCGCCCTCGACGTACCGCCGATGCAGGACATCCCTGACGACCTCCTCGACCGCGTTCGTGCCGCGCATCTGGACGGCGTCGGCGAGGACGGCCAGGGGTACCACTCGCCGTGGACCGAGGAGGTGGCCCGCGAGGTCGACCTCCGGGGGCACACCACCTCGCTGTCGATGCGCTACCTCTCCGGGCACGAAATCGGCGACCTCGAACCCCCGGAGCGGTTCTTCAGCGTCGAGAAGGTGTACCGCAACGACACGCTCGACCCGACGCATCTGCTGGAGTTCTTCCAGATCGAGGGCTGGGTGATGGCCGAAGATCTCTCCGTGCGCGACCTGATGGGCACGTTCGAGGAGTTCTACCAGCAGTTCGGTATCACCGACCTGCAGTTCAAGCCGCATTACAACCCCTACACCGAACCGTCGTTCGAACTGTTCGGGACGCATCCGGAGACGGGCGAACTCATCGAAATCGGCAACAGCGGGATGTTCCGCGAGGAAGTCCTCCGTCCACTCGGCGTCGAGTGTGACGTGATGGCTTGGGGGCTGGCGCTCGAACGACTCCTGATGCTCATGTACGGCTTCGACGACATCCGCGACGTGCACGGGACGCTCTGTGACCTCGAACTCCTGCGGGAGACGGAGGTGCTTCACTGA